A single genomic interval of Helianthus annuus cultivar XRQ/B chromosome 13, HanXRQr2.0-SUNRISE, whole genome shotgun sequence harbors:
- the LOC110874056 gene encoding B3 domain-containing protein At2g36080, whose amino-acid sequence MATQTNHRRQPPYSTNHHHQHSDIQHMFEKPLTPSDVGKLNRLVIPKQHAENYFPLADQQKGLVLCFEDETGTVWRFRYSYWNSSQSYVLTKGWSRFVKDKRLDAGDVVLFHRHVVENDRMFIGWRRRNAVVPAHDSVVAPGGAHVSEWSNYPVQYLNQGLHAGETYENVDTYQRGVVATRRLRLFGVNLECPDDSEPSMSYGSNQGGQSDHQYNFSSNNSHQDMRH is encoded by the exons atggCAACCCAAACTAACCACCGTCGTCAACCACCGTAttccaccaaccaccaccaccaacattcCGACATCCAACACATGTTTGAAAAACCTTTGACTCCAAGCGACGTAGGCAAACTAAACCGCCTCGTCATCCCCAAACAACACGCCGAAAACTACTTCCCACTTGCCGACCAACAAAAAGGTTTGGTACTATGTTTCGAGGACGAGACCGGAACCGTGTGGCGCTTCCGCTACTCGTATTGGAACAGTAGTCAAAGCTATGTGTTGACCAAGGGTTGGAGCCGGTTTGTTAAGGACAAACGGTTGGATGCTGGGGATGTTGTGTTGTTTCATCGCCATGTTGTGGAAAATGATAGGATGTTTATTGGGTGGAGACGCCGGAATGCGGTGGTGCCGGCTCATGATAGCGTGGTGGCTCCTGGTGGTGCTCATGTTAGTGAGTGGAGTAATTATCCTGTGCAGTATTTGAACCAAGGTCTTCATGCAG GAGAGACGTATGAAAATGTGGATACTTACCAAAGAGGAGTGGTAGCAACAAGACGATTGAGGTTGTTTGGGGTGAACCTAGAGTGCCCAGACGATTCAGAGCCATCAATGTCATATGGTTCGAACCAGGGTGGTCAATCAGACCATCAATATAACTTCAGTTCCAACAATTCGCATCAAGACATG AGACATTGA